One window of the Athene noctua chromosome 5, bAthNoc1.hap1.1, whole genome shotgun sequence genome contains the following:
- the C5H10orf143 gene encoding uncharacterized protein C10orf143 homolog, which produces MAAVPLPARGRRGALRAHEPEPGEPERKRACKPSETLPNEADVRLLHCAMELDSKQKISPGCGPWPPKTKQNSVIFENHGSRGTAQPCPRCIAGESGHFSHILGF; this is translated from the exons ATGGCCGCGGTGCCGCTGCCCgcgcgggggcggcgcggggcgctgcgCGCGCACGAGCCGGAGCCGGGGGAGCCGGAGCGC AAGCGGGCGTGCAAGCCATCAGAAACCCTTCCAAATGAGGCTGACGTTCGCCTCCTTCATTGTGCCATGGAGCTGGATTCTAAACAGAAAATCTCCCCTGGTTGCGGTCCTTGGCCtccaaaaacaaagcaaaattccGTG ATTTTTGAAAACCACGGAAGCAGAGGTACTGCCCAGCCTTGCCCAAGATGTATTGCTGGAGAATCT GGACACTTCAGTCATATCCTGGGCTTCTAG